The Limisphaerales bacterium genomic sequence AACCGCGCGCGCATGACATTGCCGTCCACCGTTTCGCCGGTCCAATACTCAATACCGGTGATGCCCTGATTGACAAGCATGCCGAGGCCGTCGATGACCGTGCAGCCCTTGGCTTCGGCATCGCGCACGAGCTGCGTGCGCGGCGGGTTGGGAATCACATCGGCCACCACCATCTCGGCCGTGAGCGAATCGAGATCCAGCGCGAGCTTTGCCTCGGCATCGGCGAGGCCAATGCTGGTGGCGTTGATCACCACGTCCGTGCCGGCGGGCACCGCAAAATCGCCGCCCCACGCTTCCAACACCGCCGCCACCGGTGTCTTTTCGTTCAACAACGAAACGAGCTCATTACCGCGATCCGCGCTGCGGTTAACCACCGTGATGTGAGCCGCACCGGCCAGAGCGCATTCCACGCCAATCGCCCGCGCGGCACCGCCGGCGCCGAACATCACCAGCTTTTTCCCAGCCGGATCCACCACCTCTTGCAGGCTTTTCAAAAACCCTTTGCCATCGGTGTTTTCACCAATGTACTGGCCATCACGGCGCACCGCGCAGTTCACCGCGCCGATCACACTGGCCGATTCGCCCAGTCCATCGAGATGCTCAATCACCGCCACCTTATGCGGGATGGAACAATTGAAGCCAGCCCAGTTCATCGCGCGCGCCCCGGCCACGGCGGCGGCCAGCTGCTCCGGCGGCACCTCGGTGTTCAGATAACGGTAATGCAGCCCGTGATGGCGATAAGCGGCCTCGACCATTTCAACGGTGGGATTCTCGGCCGCTGGTTGGGAAAACGAGCCGGTAATGTGATGCAGGAAATTGTGTTCTTCAGACATGATATTTTCAGTGCGGTTGCGGACTCGCAGGCTCGTCCCTCCAGGGGTGCGGTGGATTGGAGGGACGAGCCTGCGAGTCCGTTCGGTTCGGCAAATGAAACCAAACCCCCGCTCAGGGCAAAAGAAAAAACCCGGGCAGACATTGCCGCAGCCCTTCAAGCAGACCAGCCAAGGCCAAGGATGATTGGGAGAAAGCCTATGCGGTTTGGCTCAAAAAATTGGGCCCAAACCATCCCAATACGAAGCTCGTGAAAGGCCAACTGGACGCGCTGAAGGAGTGATGGACGCTCCGAACCTTTGATCCGGCCCATAAAACAGGCTTTCCCGAGTTCGGGATAAAGGGTTAGGCGTGCCCGATGGCCTGTTTGGCGCGCCAAACCTTTGTTCCTAAGCTCCAAACCTTACATCTCGCCCGCAAAACCCTTCATCGCGCGGTCAAAACCTTTGTTCCCGCGCTTCAGATCAAAGGTTTTTTGCTCCAGAAAAGCCTGTTTTTCAGGGCTTATTTGGTTTCAGTAAAAAAAGTTGGAGATTTTTTAGAATTCTAGGGGCGCGATTCATAGGATATAGAGATATGATTATTAAGAATCAAAAGGTCCAAAGAGCGGACCTCATGAAAGCAGCTCTCGAAAATAACAACGCCACCGAGGTGGACTTCGCGGGGATGACCTACGCACAGTTCTGCTCCGGCGTGGCGCCTTCGTTTGCCAAGCGCAAACACTATGAGGAAAGCCTGATGACCGCGGCCGGTCAGCGACAGGAGATTGATAATGCGGACCTCGATACCGCCGAGCACGTGGCGCACATGCGCGATGCGATTCGGTGCCATCCGGATTACGGCCCCAACAGTGCGCTCTATGTGCAGTGCGGGTACGTGGCGGATAATCAAAAGAAAAGCGGGCTCACACGGCCCGCCGATGAAGGACAGGACGAATCCAGTGAATTGGAGGAGTGATGTCCGTCTCATTCCCCAAACCGGCAGCAGGTCTTCGGACCTGTTGACCGGTGGGGGTGTGATTAACCTTCGGGTGCGGGATTGAAACCGGTGCTCGTGATTCACCACAGAGACCCAGAGGGCACAGAGAAAATGATTTGATAAATCCTCTGTGCTCTCTGGATCTCTGTGGTGAAGATGAGGTGACCGGAAAAAGCCAAGCTTGCGTGTGGTGAAGCGGCCGCTAGAGTTTCGCGTCCAAGCATTACCGCAAACATGATTCGTACTCTTCTTTTCCTCGGAGCAGCGCTGGGCATGGTGCTGCCGGTCACGGCCCAAAATGATTTTCCGCCGCAACCGGTGCCGAAATTTCTCTCGCCGGCGGAGAGCCAGAAACTGTTTCAGTTGCCGGAAGGCTATTCGCTGGAGCTGGTATTGAGTGAGCCACAGATCAAGGAGCCGGCGGTGGCGGTGTTTGACGGCGACGGCAATCTCTTTGTCGCCGAGATGCGGACTTACATGCAGGACATCGACGGCTCAGGCAAGTTCGACAAGGTCAGCCGCGTGTCCAAGCACATGGATACCAATGGCGACGGGAAGTTCGACAAGCACATTGTGTTCATTGACAAGCTGATGTTGCCGCGCATTTTGCTGCCGCTGGATGACCGCTTGATTGTCGGTGAAACGAACACGCTCGACCTCTACGCCTACCGCGATACCGATGGCGATGGCGTGGCGGATGAGAAGAAGCTTTTTTACAAGGGCGGCCCACGCGGCGGCAATCTGGAGCATCAGCCGAGCGGGCTGATTTGGAGCATGGATAACTGGCTCTACACCACCTACAACGCGTGGCGGCTGCGGCTGGATCCCAAGAGTGGCACGTTGCGTCGCGAGGGCACGGCCAACAACGGCGGCCAATGGGGTCTCACGCAGGATAATCACGGCAAGCCGTGGTACGTGAACGCCGGCGGCGAACGCGGTCCGTTGAATTTTCAGGTGCCGATTGTGTACGGAGCACTCAATGCGCGGGATCAGTTTGCGCAAAATTATCGCACGGTCTATCCGCTGGTGCCCATCCCCGATGTGCAGGGTGGCAACCGCCGTTTCCGGCCGCAGGAAAAAACGCTGAACCATTTCACCGCCACCTGCGGGCAGGAAATTTATCGCGGCGACCGGCTGCCCAAGGAATTGCTGGGCAACCTGTTCTTCGGCGAACCCGTCGGGCGGCTCGTGCGCCGCACGGTCATCAAGAACGACGGCGGCGTGTCGCTCCTCAGCAATCCGCACCCGGAATCGGAATTCATCCGCACGCCAGACGCCTACTTCCGGCCGATCAACGCGGTGACCGCGCCCGATGGCACCTTATATATTGTGGACATGTACCGCGGCATCATTCAGGAAGGCAACTGGGTGCGACAAGGCTCCTACCTGCGCAAGGTCGTCCAGCAATACCAGCTCGATAAAGCCATCGGCCGCGGCCGCATCTGGCGGCTCGTGCATAAAGACCACCAACCGGGCCCCCAACCGAAGATGCTCAAGGAAACCCCCGCCCAACTCGTCGCCCATCTCGCGCATCCCAACGGTTGGTGGCGCGATACCGCCCAGAAACTGCTCATCCTCAAGGGCGACACCTCGGTGACCGGCGCCTTGAAAGATCTCGCGGCCACCCACGACCAATACCTCACCCGCATGCACGCGCTCTGGACGTTGGAAGGGCTGGAGCAACTCGATGCCTCCCTCATTCGCACAGCCCTAGCTGATCCCCATCCACAGGTGCGTGTGGCCGGTATTCGCATCATTGAATCCCTCCACAAAGCCGGCGACCAATCGCTCCTGGCGGATTTGGAAAAAATGACTGGGGACAAACACGGCGAGGTCGTGCTGCAGGCTCTGATGTCCGCCAAACATTTGGGCGTCGAGGAATGGCAAGCTTGGGCCGCAACCGCCCGCGAGACCAATGATTCCCGCGCTGTGCAGGAACTCTCCCCGCAACTCAGCGGCGGCGGCAGCGCGCCGGCCAATCGGCCTACCTTCAATGCCGCCCAACTCAAAGTGCTCAAGAAGGGCGAAGGCATTTACAAGAGCCTGTGTTTCACCTGCCACGGCAAAGACGGCAAAGGCACGCCCGTGCCCGATGGCAAGAAGGGCGAAACGCTCGCGGCCTCTTTCGTCAACAACCGCACCATCCTCGGGCATCCAGAGATGTCCATCAACGTCGTGCTCCACGGCCTCACTGGCCCGGTGGACGGCAAGACCTACCCGAACCAGATGATCCCGATGAAATCCTACGACGATGAATGGATCGCCTCGGTGCTCAGCTACGTGCGCAATAATTTTGGCAACCGCGCGCAGTTCATCACCCCCGCGCAAGTAGCCGCCACCCGCAAGGCCACCGTGGACCAGAAAGAACCGTGGACCATTGACGCCCTGCGCGCCGCCGTGCCGCAATATTTGCCGGACCGGAAGAAATGGAAGTTCACCGCCAGCCATAATGTCGGCAAGGCCTCCGCCGCCGTCGACGGCAGTGCCACTTCGCGCTTCGACACCGGCACGGCCATGGTACCCGGCATGTGGTTCGCCATTGAGCTACCGGCCGTCCGCGAAGTAAGCGGCCTGCAGTTGGAGACCTTTGCCTCGCCGATGGATTATCCCGATGGCTACGAGGTGCGGGTCTCCACTGATGGCAAGACTTGGTCCGACCCCGTTGCCAAAGGCCGCGGCCCCGGGCCGATGACGGAAATCTATTTCAAAACCGTCAAGGCGCGTCACATCAAGATCACCCAAACCGGCCGTCGCCCCGGCAAATTCTGGAGCATCCACGAGCTGCAGGTCTACGGCCGGTAAGACACATGGCGCGTGAATGGGCGCCGGAATGATTGCGTCTACTCAAGCCGTCACGGAACGTTGCTGGACGAAATCCGGTGATTATGGCAAAAAGCCCCCTCACATTTTATGAAGAAAATTCTGATCACAGGCATCTTTGCATTGGCGACGTTCGCGGCTAATGCGGCTCAACTGGAACTCAAAAAAGGCGACCATGTCGTGCTCCTTGGCAACACGCTTGCCGAGCGTATGCAGCATCATGGCTGGCTGGAAAGCTACGTGCAGGCGGCGTTACCAAAGCACGAATTGGTGTTTAGGAATCACGGATTTTCAGGCGATAAGGTGAACAGCCGGCCACGGAACAGGGGGTTTATTAACCCACACGAATATCTCAAGATCTCCAAGGCCGATGTGATCATTGCCTTTTGGGGATATAACGAGTCATACGACAAAAACCCGGCCAGTTTCGCGCAGGAATTGATGAAGTGGATCGACGATACCCAAAAGCAAAATTACAGCGGCAAGGGAGCTCCGCGCATTGTACTTTGTTCGCCGATAGCTCACGAGGATCTGAACGATCCAAATCTACCTAGTGGCAAGGCGAACAATGCCCGCCTTATGCAATATGCTGGAGCCACCGAAGCGGCCGCAGCCGTACGCAAAATTCCTTATGTTGATCTATTCCACGCTTCCAAGATGCTCTACGCAAAAAACAAGGAACCTCTGACGATCAATGGCATCCACCCCAATAGCCTCGGCAACAAGCTGATCGCACAGCATTTGGCAAGCAAGCTGATGGGCCTGAAAGTTTCCTCAGACACCCAACAGGTGGAAAGCATCCGCAGTGCTGTACTGGATAAAAATTGGCACTGGCACAACCGCTACCGTGCCACGGACGGCAACGATGTTTGGGGTGGCCGTTCCGGACTGAAGTTTGTGGACGGACAGACCAACCGCGAAGTGTTAATGCACGAGCTGGATATGATCGACGTGATGGTGGCCAACCGCGACAAGAAGGTGTGGGCCCATGCTAACGGTAATCCATCCTACAAGGTCAATGATTCAAATGTACCCCCACCGGTAAGCGTGAAATCCAACGTGGGGGGCAAATCCAGGAGCAGTAACGCGCAAAAAGAAGGGGTTAAAAACTATATGACCCCGAACGAAACCGCCGCCCAGTTGCAGCTGGCCAAGGGTCTCAAGGTGAATGTCTTCGCTTCGGAAGAAATGTTTCCTGAATTGAGTAATCCGGTTCAAATGGCCGTGGATACCAAGGGCCGCCTCTGGGCCGCCACCTGGCCCACCTACCCCAAGTGGGAGCCGCTCAAGAAAATGGACGACCGCCTGCTGATCCTCCCCGATGAGAATCGCGACGGCGTGGCCGACAAGGCCATCACCTTCGCCAAGGTGCACAACCCCACCGGATTTGAATTCTGGAACGGCGGCGTCATCGTGGCCAGCGTGCCCGACATCCTGTTTCTGAAAGACACCGACGGCGACGACGTGGCGGATGTACGCATCCGACTCTTTCACGGTCTCGACTCTGCCGATACACATCACTCAGCCAACGCGTTTACATTTGGGCCTGGAGGCAATTTCTATTATCAGCGCGGCGTGTTTCACGTCAGTAACGTTGAAACCCCGTGGACAAAAAACCAACAGCACGGCAACAGTGCCATGTATCGGTTTAACCCCCGCACCTTTGAATACGGTTTTCACGCAAATAACTCACCGAACCCGCACGGCGTGAGCTTCAACTACTGGGGCTATCATTTCGCAACGGACGGCACGGGAGGTCGCGCTTACCAAGTGCGTCCTGACGGTAAGGGAGGTTTCCGGATGCAGACGCTACTGAACAAAACTGTCCGCCCCGTGGCGGCCAGCGGCATTATTTCCAGCCCTCATTTCCCGGACAAATATCAGGGCAACTTCATCCTCCTGAACACCATCGGCTATCTGGGCATCAAGCAGTATAACCTGCTCGATTCAGCCCAAGGGAAGGACACTGATGGGGATGGCTTTAGTGACGAATACGAGGTAGCCAAGAATTCTAAACCAGAGGATGCCAATTCCAAACCCAAAGGGGCACCGGGGGATATCTGGGGTGTGGAAACTGAGAATTTTCTGCAATCACCCAAAGACCGCAACTTCCGTCCCACTGATTATGAGATCGGCAGCGATGGCGCACTGTATGTTTCTGATTGGCAGAACATTATCATCGGCCACATGCAACACAATGTGCGTGACCCCAGCCGCGACCACGAATACGGCCGTGTTTACCGGGTCACCCATGAAGGCCGGCCGCTGATGAAACCCATCAAGGTGGATGGCGAACCCATCGCCAAGCTGCTCGACCTATTAAAGGAGCGTACCAACCTAACGCGGCACCGGGCCCGCATCGAGCTGAGTGAACGGGAAACTCCCGCAGTAATTAGCGAACTTGCTAAATGGATAAAGCAATGGAATCCCAAGAAGGCTGAAGATGCCCACCATCTGCTCGAAGCTCTATGGCTGCACCAGCAACATAACGTGAAGAACCAGAAGCTGCTCGATCAGATGCTGAATTCACCGGTTGCCGATGCCCGTGTTGCCGCTTCGACGGTCAAACAGTTTTGGACCACCTCCGCCTCAATCGCAAGCCAGTCAGCAGAAGTCAAACCCATCGAGAAACAGAAATCTGGCATCCTTTCTGACACCAAGGATCTCACCACCATCCGGATTGCGACCCTCGTCGAGAAGATGAAGTACGATACGCCTGAACTAACCGTGAAAGCCGGCAAGAAAATCAAGCTCATCTTTGCGAACCCCGACTTCATGCCGCACAACATCGTGCTCGTTAATCCCGGAAAACGCGATGCGATAGCCATGCAAGCAATTGGCCTCGGTGCGGAAGGATTTAAGGTTGGATTTGTTCCAAAAAACAAAGACATCCTCTGGGCCAGTAAGCTGATCGATCACGGCAAGGAAGAAGTGATTGAATTCACCGCACCCACGACCCCCGGTGACTACCCCTACGTTTGCACCTTCCCCGGTCACCACCTGCTGATGAGGGGCGTTCTGCACGTGAAATAATCCGTCAGACCTAAACAATTAATTTACCCCGCTGAGTCGGAAACGGCCAGCGGGGTGAATCTTTTCTTGCTTCAATCGTTCATGTGCTCACAATCCGTTCACGCCTTATGAAAAAAACTCAACTTTCCCGTCGCCGTTTCCTGCAGACCACCGCGTTAACCGCAGTGGCAGCTCCCACCATTGTCCCCGGTTCTGTACTGGGCCGGGCGGAGGTCGCGCCGAGCAACCGCATCACCGTTGGCCTCACCGGCTCGGGCAGCCGTGGTACGGGTGTGATGCATTCCTTTCTGCGCGAAGCGGATGCGCAGGTGATTGCCACCTGCGATCCATACGAAACACACGATGGCGGCGGGCGCAACCGCAAGCTCGGCCGCAAGCCGGCTGCCGAGGCGGTTGGGAAAAACTACGGCGGCAAGCCTTGCGACACGCACTCAGATTTTCGTGAGTTGTGTGCGCGCAAGGATTTGGATGTGGTCATCGTCGGCACGCCCGACCATTGGCACGCGCTACAAACGCTCGAGGCACTGCGCAACGGCAAGGATGTTTACTGCGAAAAGCCGGTCACGCATTTGTTTGCCGAGGGCGTGGCGGTTTATAAAGAAGCAGAGAAGCAAAAAGCAATTTTTCAAACCGGATCGCAGCAGCGCTCGGACCGCCGTTTTCATCACGCGGTGGAGTTGGTTTTGAACGGCGTCATCGGCAAAGTGAAAACGGTCGAAGTCGGCCTGCCGCGCGGGCACGACAAAGACAACAACGACTCCACCCCGCACGATTATTCCAAGCGCGCGGATTACCAACAATGGACCGGCCCCGCGCCGATGCTTCCGTACGTTGCCGCCCGCCATCATTGGCATTGGCGCTGGCACCTCGCTTACGGCGGCGGCCAGCTCATGGATTGGATTGGCCATCACAACGACATTTGCCATTGGATGCTCGGCGAAGACAACGGCGGCCCCACGCGCGTGGAGGCAAAAAATTTCCGGCGCAGCACAGCCAAGAGCTACGACTCGCCCACAACCTATGAGGTGCATTGCGAGTATGCCGGCGGCATCAAGACGAGCATTGGCTCGCACAATCGCATGGGGGTGAAAGTCACCGGCGAGGACGGTTGGGTGTATGTCACGCGCGGCCGAGTGGAGGCTTCGAATCCCGCATGGGCGAAGCTCGATTTCAACGCCGGCAAAATCAAGGCCTACAATTCCCCCGGCCACACGCGCAATTTCCTGGACGGCGTGAAGAGCCGCAAGCCCGCTATCTGCCCCGCCGAAACCGCCCACCGTTCCATCACCCCCGGCCACCTCGGCTACGTTTCCAACACCGTTGGCCGCGCATTGAAATGGGACGCAAAGAAAGAACAAATCATCGGTGACAAACAAGCCAACGCGCTGCTCCAAAAGCTGGGTTTGCGGAAGCCTTGGACCCTCGGATGAGCGGCGAAACCAAACCCTTTACGCTCACCAACCAGCACGAATACCGCGGCCAATCCTTCCCGCTGGCGTTGGAAGTGAACGCCGGCAACCTTGATGACGCCTGCGCGTGGGCACGAGAACACGCCGACGAACTTGACACCCACGCCGCGGAGCAGGGCGCGGTGCTGTTGCGTGGAATGCCGTTGGCCTCACCCGAGGATTTTGATGCCATCGTGGCCGCAATCGGCTTCCCCGTTTTTTCCTACGCCGATTCTCTATCCAACGCCTATCGCATCAACTACACCCCGCGCGTTTTCTCCGCCAATGAAGCGCCGCCCGAGGTCACTATTTTTCTCCATCACGAAATGGCGCAGACGCCTTCGCCGCCGAGCAAACTTTTTTTCTTCTGCCAAACCGCACCCACCGAAGGCGGTGCCACGCCCATTTGCCGCTCTGATATTTTGTGGGAACACCTCGTCGAACAACGCCCCGCCTTCGCCGCCGATTGCAAAAACAAAGGCCTCAAATATTCCAACGTGATGCCCGCCGAGGCCGACAAAGATTCCGGCATGGGCCGCAGTTGGCAATGCACTTTCAGCGCTGAAACCCGCGAAGACGCTGAGGCCCAAATGACTGCCCTCGGCTATACGTGGCAATGGCAACCCAACGGCGACCTGCGCGCCACCACGCCCGTGCTCCCCGCCGTCCGCGATCTCGGCGATGGGCGTGCCAGTTTTTTTAACCAACTTATCGCCGCCTTCAACGGCTGGAAAGACACCCGCAACGACCCCGCCAAGGCCATTACCTTCGGCGACGGTTCGCCGCTGGATCCCGAGGATGTCGCCACCGCCAGCGCCCTCGCCGACGACTGCACCTTCGACCTCCCCTGGCAATCCGGCGACCTCGCCCTCATCGACAACCACACCGCCATGCACGGCCGCCGCACCTTCAAAGGCCCCCGCAAAGTGCTGGCCAGCCTCGTGGCTGCGTAAGGGTTAAACAATTAATCACATTCATCCCGCCAGCACGCCAATTCGGCGGTGGACGTGAAGTGGTTGCAAATCCTCTTCGCGCGTGAAAGCTTGCGAATTCGCGCGATACTGATATTGTATCTGCATGAACTTGAAAGCGATCATCCACGAAGCCAAGGAAGGCGGATACTGGGCCGAGGTGCCGTCACTCCCCGGCTGTGTGACGCAAGGCGAAACGATGGATGAACTCAACGCCAACCTCCGCGAAGCCATCGAAGGCTGGCTGGCAGCGGGTGAGCCGGATTGCGAAATCAGCGCCCCCTCCAAAGTCATCGAGGTGGCCGTGTGAAACAGGTCACGGGCAAACAACTTGCCCGGGCGGTGGAAAAGCAAGGTTGGGAGTTGGCCCGAGTTCAGGGCAGTCACCACATTTTCAAAAAGTCCGGACACCGCGAACGCGTGGTCATCCCCATTCATGGCAATCGCCCGTTGAAAATCGGCCTGCTCAAATCACAAATGAAAATTGCGGGTTTAACCGAAGCGGATCTCTGATCCTTTTCGGTTGAGCAAATTGGCTTGATGCCGTGTAATCAACGGCGATGCATTGTTTCCTGAAAATCTTTTCACTTGGGTTGGTGCTTTCGGCAACGTGCGTCTTGGGCGCGCCGACTGCGGCTCAATTGGAATTTTTTGAAAAGAACATTCGGCCGGTGTTGGTGGAACGTTGCTACGAATGCCACAACAGTGGCGGCAAAGCGAAGGGCGATTTGGTTCTGGATTGGCGCGGTGGCTGGATGGCGGGCGGCGACAGTGGGTTGTTGTTCACGCCGGGCAAGCCGGAGGGAAGCTTGCTGCTGCGCGTGTTGCGGCATCAGGAAAAGGATCTGAAAATGCCGAAGGATGGGCCGAAGCTTTCGGCGGCAGTGGTCAACAATTTTGAGCGTTGGATTGCGATGGGCGCGCCGGATCCGCGATTGAAACCGCCCACGAAAGAACAAATCGCCAAGGCCACCTCGTGGGAAACCACGCTGGAGCGACGGAAAAAATGGTGGAGCTTTCAGCCCATCCGCGATGCCAAACCGCCGAAAGTGAACGGCAATTGGGCCGTGACGGACATCGACCAATTTATCCAAGCCGGTTGGAGTGCAAAAAAACTAAAACCCACCGCTGACGCCCGGCCGGAAATTTTTATCCGGCGCCTCTCTTTCGCGCTCACCGGTTTGCCGCCGACGTCGGAGGAATCCCTTGCGTTCACGAAGGCCGCGGCCATCAATCGTAAATTGGCAAT encodes the following:
- a CDS encoding shikimate dehydrogenase gives rise to the protein MSEEHNFLHHITGSFSQPAAENPTVEMVEAAYRHHGLHYRYLNTEVPPEQLAAAVAGARAMNWAGFNCSIPHKVAVIEHLDGLGESASVIGAVNCAVRRDGQYIGENTDGKGFLKSLQEVVDPAGKKLVMFGAGGAARAIGVECALAGAAHITVVNRSADRGNELVSLLNEKTPVAAVLEAWGGDFAVPAGTDVVINATSIGLADAEAKLALDLDSLTAEMVVADVIPNPPRTQLVRDAEAKGCTVIDGLGMLVNQGITGIEYWTGETVDGNVMRARLEELFGA
- a CDS encoding type II toxin-antitoxin system HicA family toxin — translated: MKQVTGKQLARAVEKQGWELARVQGSHHIFKKSGHRERVVIPIHGNRPLKIGLLKSQMKIAGLTEADL
- a CDS encoding discoidin domain-containing protein, whose protein sequence is MIRTLLFLGAALGMVLPVTAQNDFPPQPVPKFLSPAESQKLFQLPEGYSLELVLSEPQIKEPAVAVFDGDGNLFVAEMRTYMQDIDGSGKFDKVSRVSKHMDTNGDGKFDKHIVFIDKLMLPRILLPLDDRLIVGETNTLDLYAYRDTDGDGVADEKKLFYKGGPRGGNLEHQPSGLIWSMDNWLYTTYNAWRLRLDPKSGTLRREGTANNGGQWGLTQDNHGKPWYVNAGGERGPLNFQVPIVYGALNARDQFAQNYRTVYPLVPIPDVQGGNRRFRPQEKTLNHFTATCGQEIYRGDRLPKELLGNLFFGEPVGRLVRRTVIKNDGGVSLLSNPHPESEFIRTPDAYFRPINAVTAPDGTLYIVDMYRGIIQEGNWVRQGSYLRKVVQQYQLDKAIGRGRIWRLVHKDHQPGPQPKMLKETPAQLVAHLAHPNGWWRDTAQKLLILKGDTSVTGALKDLAATHDQYLTRMHALWTLEGLEQLDASLIRTALADPHPQVRVAGIRIIESLHKAGDQSLLADLEKMTGDKHGEVVLQALMSAKHLGVEEWQAWAATARETNDSRAVQELSPQLSGGGSAPANRPTFNAAQLKVLKKGEGIYKSLCFTCHGKDGKGTPVPDGKKGETLAASFVNNRTILGHPEMSINVVLHGLTGPVDGKTYPNQMIPMKSYDDEWIASVLSYVRNNFGNRAQFITPAQVAATRKATVDQKEPWTIDALRAAVPQYLPDRKKWKFTASHNVGKASAAVDGSATSRFDTGTAMVPGMWFAIELPAVREVSGLQLETFASPMDYPDGYEVRVSTDGKTWSDPVAKGRGPGPMTEIYFKTVKARHIKITQTGRRPGKFWSIHELQVYGR
- a CDS encoding Gfo/Idh/MocA family oxidoreductase, with the protein product MKKTQLSRRRFLQTTALTAVAAPTIVPGSVLGRAEVAPSNRITVGLTGSGSRGTGVMHSFLREADAQVIATCDPYETHDGGGRNRKLGRKPAAEAVGKNYGGKPCDTHSDFRELCARKDLDVVIVGTPDHWHALQTLEALRNGKDVYCEKPVTHLFAEGVAVYKEAEKQKAIFQTGSQQRSDRRFHHAVELVLNGVIGKVKTVEVGLPRGHDKDNNDSTPHDYSKRADYQQWTGPAPMLPYVAARHHWHWRWHLAYGGGQLMDWIGHHNDICHWMLGEDNGGPTRVEAKNFRRSTAKSYDSPTTYEVHCEYAGGIKTSIGSHNRMGVKVTGEDGWVYVTRGRVEASNPAWAKLDFNAGKIKAYNSPGHTRNFLDGVKSRKPAICPAETAHRSITPGHLGYVSNTVGRALKWDAKKEQIIGDKQANALLQKLGLRKPWTLG
- a CDS encoding type II toxin-antitoxin system HicB family antitoxin translates to MNLKAIIHEAKEGGYWAEVPSLPGCVTQGETMDELNANLREAIEGWLAAGEPDCEISAPSKVIEVAV
- a CDS encoding TauD/TfdA family dioxygenase; protein product: MSGETKPFTLTNQHEYRGQSFPLALEVNAGNLDDACAWAREHADELDTHAAEQGAVLLRGMPLASPEDFDAIVAAIGFPVFSYADSLSNAYRINYTPRVFSANEAPPEVTIFLHHEMAQTPSPPSKLFFFCQTAPTEGGATPICRSDILWEHLVEQRPAFAADCKNKGLKYSNVMPAEADKDSGMGRSWQCTFSAETREDAEAQMTALGYTWQWQPNGDLRATTPVLPAVRDLGDGRASFFNQLIAAFNGWKDTRNDPAKAITFGDGSPLDPEDVATASALADDCTFDLPWQSGDLALIDNHTAMHGRRTFKGPRKVLASLVAA
- a CDS encoding DUF1549 domain-containing protein, whose protein sequence is MHCFLKIFSLGLVLSATCVLGAPTAAQLEFFEKNIRPVLVERCYECHNSGGKAKGDLVLDWRGGWMAGGDSGLLFTPGKPEGSLLLRVLRHQEKDLKMPKDGPKLSAAVVNNFERWIAMGAPDPRLKPPTKEQIAKATSWETTLERRKKWWSFQPIRDAKPPKVNGNWAVTDIDQFIQAGWSAKKLKPTADARPEIFIRRLSFALTGLPPTSEESLAFTKAAAINRKLAIENATDRLLASAHFGERWARHWMDWVRYAESLGSEGDPRVPHAVQYRNYLIRALNADVPYDQLLREHLAGDLLPKPRVNAKLGLNESAIGPAHYRFFLQGFAPTDALDELVRTTEDQIDVVSKAFLGLTVSCAR